One genomic segment of Chitinibacter sp. FCG-7 includes these proteins:
- a CDS encoding LytR/AlgR family response regulator transcription factor produces MNKPLRLFLVDDELPALMRLQDLLGDCAQECPHVIVGTATNGITALPQIAEHEIDVVILDIQMPQMSGIEVARKLLNLSRPPMVIFATAFEDYGVAAFDVRAVDYLLKPIRTERLLAALKRVLELRHNPGEASAAAPVNDGARSHFSVSERGRVHLIPVSEARFLKAEQKYITLRTHDREYLLEDSLTKLEDEFGSKFVRIHRNCLVSRDSIAGFERATINGSDGHWVVILRDVPERLPVSRRQQHVIKEFKKGHDG; encoded by the coding sequence ATGAACAAACCGTTGCGCCTGTTTTTAGTTGATGATGAATTGCCAGCCCTGATGCGCTTGCAAGACCTGCTGGGGGATTGCGCGCAAGAGTGCCCGCACGTCATTGTTGGCACGGCCACCAATGGCATTACTGCTTTGCCGCAGATTGCCGAACACGAAATCGACGTGGTGATTCTGGATATCCAGATGCCGCAAATGAGCGGCATCGAAGTCGCCCGCAAGCTGCTGAATCTGTCACGCCCACCGATGGTGATTTTTGCTACGGCATTTGAAGATTATGGCGTGGCTGCGTTTGATGTTCGTGCGGTTGATTACCTGCTTAAACCGATCCGCACCGAGCGCTTACTGGCGGCATTAAAACGTGTTCTTGAATTGCGGCATAACCCTGGCGAAGCCAGCGCCGCTGCGCCAGTGAATGATGGTGCCCGCAGTCACTTCAGCGTGTCCGAGCGTGGCCGCGTACACCTGATTCCGGTGTCCGAAGCGCGCTTTTTGAAAGCGGAGCAAAAGTACATCACATTGCGTACGCACGACCGGGAATATCTGCTGGAAGACTCGCTGACCAAGCTGGAAGATGAATTTGGATCAAAGTTTGTGCGAATACACCGCAACTGTCTGGTTTCCCGCGATAGTATTGCCGGATTCGAGCGGGCGACGATTAATGGTAGTGACGGGCATTGGGTGGTGATTCTGCGCGATGTGCCCGAGCGCTTGCCAGTGAGCCGGCGCCAGCAACACGTGATCAAAGAATTCAAGAAAGGCCATGATGGATAA
- a CDS encoding sensor histidine kinase: MEQNKPVMPDFRNFGVIFRALMLVHLGMLVYALAGMNAWSEWALRLTDAAFWVEPVLMGAMALLALCAPLLRRWPYRRSLMLVYALVMGWTLVIYQVFSSIMLDALRADLLQMQLLALMTTSFMMWHYQLWLKTLSPRLAEARLLALQARIRPHFFFNSLNAVLSLIRSQPRLAEQLLQNLSELFRVAMGNQSALSTLQREVELAQGYLEIEKVRLGERLHVEWHVDKMPGKASIPPLILQPLLENAVYHGIEPSIETGIIQINIFRSRNEVHIDIRNPMINHAVQRIGNGMAQDNVRERLLLYFDAEANLSIQRGNDYYQVHIVLPYRELNNEQTVAPVFS; this comes from the coding sequence ATGGAACAGAACAAACCAGTGATGCCGGATTTTCGTAATTTTGGCGTTATATTTCGGGCTTTGATGTTGGTGCATCTGGGTATGCTGGTCTATGCGCTGGCTGGGATGAATGCTTGGTCGGAATGGGCGCTCAGGCTGACCGATGCCGCGTTCTGGGTCGAGCCGGTACTGATGGGCGCGATGGCTTTGCTGGCGCTGTGCGCGCCGCTGCTGCGACGCTGGCCTTACCGGCGCAGCCTGATGCTGGTCTATGCGCTGGTTATGGGCTGGACGCTGGTGATTTATCAGGTCTTTAGCAGCATCATGCTCGATGCCTTGCGGGCCGATTTGCTCCAGATGCAGCTGCTGGCGTTGATGACGACCAGCTTTATGATGTGGCACTACCAGCTCTGGCTCAAGACGCTGTCGCCACGTCTGGCTGAAGCACGGCTGCTGGCTTTGCAGGCGCGTATCCGGCCGCATTTTTTCTTCAACAGCCTCAATGCAGTGCTATCTTTAATTCGCAGCCAGCCCAGATTGGCCGAACAGCTGTTGCAAAATTTATCCGAATTATTCCGCGTGGCCATGGGCAACCAGTCGGCACTGTCCACTTTGCAGCGTGAAGTCGAGCTGGCTCAAGGCTATTTGGAAATTGAAAAAGTCCGGCTGGGAGAGCGGCTGCATGTTGAATGGCATGTCGACAAAATGCCGGGCAAGGCATCGATTCCGCCGTTGATTTTGCAGCCATTGCTGGAAAATGCCGTCTACCATGGTATTGAGCCCAGTATTGAAACCGGCATTATTCAGATCAATATCTTCCGGTCACGCAATGAAGTGCATATTGATATTCGTAATCCGATGATTAATCACGCAGTACAGAGAATCGGTAATGGCATGGCTCAGGATAATGTGAGAGAAAGGTTGTTGTTATATTTCGATGCCGAGGCAAATCTGAGCATTCAGCGTGGAAATGACTATTATCAAGTACATATCGTGCTGCCTTATCGGGAGCTAAACAATGAACAAACCGTTGCGCCTGTTTTTAGTTGA